The window tgcaTAATCTAACATTGCATAAATGTATTATGCATCATTAGATAAATTTGACgtctttaaataatttgttgtctttaaataatttgtcATTTTTTGCATAATTTGTCGTTTTTGGCATAATTTTAAGTTTGTTTAAATAAACTTAATATGTAACATACATTTGTTAATTAATTGGTTATATTagttattatattaattctttattaagttatattttttcccgctttttcttcattttaatTCCCTCCacaacatataaaaatatatataagaaaatatacCCCCTTGATTATGTTCATAGTATTCGAAGGACTAGATAAAAGTGGTAAAAGTACTTCTTGTAACGCAGTCTACtcaaaacttaaaaatcttAATTTACCAACTGTCAAAATGCATTTTCCTGATAGAAATACTGTCATAGGCGACATACttaacaaatatttaactGGTAAACTCGACTTGACCCCTGAAGCCACACAATTACTTTTTACTGCTGATAGATACGAAAAAAGAGATTTTATAGAGAAAACTGCATCTTCTCATATCTTATTATGTGATAGATACTCGTGGAGTGGCATATGCTTCTCATACGCTAAAGGATTAGATCTTGACTGGTGTGTAGAGACAGAGAGACTTCTTCCTAAACCGGATATAACATTTTACTTAGAAGCGGATGtagaaatattaatgaAGAGACATAATTGGGGGGATGAAATATTAGAGACAAGGGATTTCCAATATAAAGCGGCAGACGGGTATGGACAGATGAAA of the Vairimorpha necatrix chromosome 9, complete sequence genome contains:
- a CDS encoding thymidylate kinase translates to MFIVFEGLDKSGKSTSCNAVYSKLKNLNLPTVKMHFPDRNTVIGDILNKYLTGKLDLTPEATQLLFTADRYEKRDFIEKTASSHILLCDRYSWSGICFSYAKGLDLDWCVETERLLPKPDITFYLEADVEILMKRHNWGDEILETRDFQYKAADGYGQMKDFVDNVVVIDAEKSVEEISEIVVQEILKLKSRREQIEN